The following is a genomic window from Paenibacillus thiaminolyticus.
CTCGACCATCCGCAGCCGGGACAGTGTCGGCATCTACGATATCGCGACCTTGGACGAATACCGGAAGCGAGGCTTCGGCTCTGCTATGTTCCATCATATTTTGTCTGACATCTTGACCTGGCATGACGGGCTTATCGTCCTGCAGGCTTCCGAAGCGGGGGCAGGCCTGTACAAACGGGCAGGCTTCCGCCCGGTATGCGCCATTCGGGTCTTTGAGAACGGGGATGGAATCGAGTAGAGTGGAATAAACGTTGACATCGGCCCGTGAATGCGGGCATCAGGCGGCGCCCCTTCCTGTATCTGAGGATCAGGAAGGGGCGTTTTTTGCCGTGCCCTTCTTTTTCCTATTTGATTGAACCGATCGCGCTGCCAGATCGTACTAATACATAGATCCACACAAAGGAGGAATTTTGGAATGAAGAAAAGGCTCTCTTGGGTGCTGGCCGTAGCGCTTGCCCTGTCGATGATCGCGCCGTCAGCGGCGATGGCATCCCCGTCCGGCAGCAGCGCTGCTGAGGCAGCGGCTCAGGGCTTGGAGAAGATCGCGGCCGAGAAGGCGGCGCTGCTCACCGAATCGTACGGGACGATCAGCGTACAATATGCGCTGATTGACAACGGCAAGATCATGGTGTCCGGCCAGACCGGCATGAACGATATGGAAGGGAAGAAGCCGTTAACCAAGGATACGATGTATGGCATCGGATCGACGAGCAAAGTGTTCACGGCCGCTGCCGTCATGAAGCTGGCCGACGACGGGAAGATCGATCTCGATGCGCCCTTGGTCCGCTACATTACCGACTTCACGATGAAGGACGAACGGTACAAGCAGATAACTCCGCGCATGCTGCTGAACCATTCCTCCGGTCTTCAAGGCTCCAGTCTCGGCAGCTCCTTCCTGTTCGAGGACAATGACACCTATGCGCACGATACCTTGCTGAAGCAATTATCCGCCCAGAGCCTGAAAGCGGATCCGGGAGCGTTCTCGGTCTACTGCAACGACGGATTCACGCTAGCCGAGATTTTGGTAGAGAGAGTCAGCGGCATGGACTTTACCGCATTTATTCATAAATATTTTACCGAACCATTGCAGATGACCCATACGAAGACATCACAGGACGAATTGGAAGCAAGCAAGATGGCCGGGCTTTATTCCCCTGTCTACCAGGGACAGCTTCCGAATGAAACCATAAATGTCATCGGGACAGGGGGAATTTACTCCACGGCAGAAGATCTGGTGCGATTCTCGCAACTATTTACGGGCCAGGCGGACGGTATCCTCTCTGACAAGGCGCTACAGGCGATGGCACAGGAGGAATACAAGAATGGCCTGTGGCCGGGAGATGCGGATAATGTCTTCAACTACGGTCTCGGCTGGGACAGCGTGAAGCTGTTCCCGTTCAACGAATACGGAATGAAGGGCTTGGCCAAAGGCGGGGACACGATACTGTATCACGCTTCCCTCGTCGTGCTTCCGGAGCAGAAGATGGCGGCAGCGGTGCTGTCCTCCGGCGGTTCCAGCTCGACGAACGAGCTGCTGGCGAACGAATTGCTGCTGCAAGCATTGAAAGAGAAGGGCGTAATCAAAACGATAAAGCCGGAGAAATCCTTCGGCAAGACGGTGAAGGCGGAAATGCCCGCAGAGGTGGCGAAGCATGCAGGTTATTACGGCACCTTAGGCCAGCATATCCAGATTGAGATCAAAAAGGACGGAGAACTGTCTTTGCCGCTGACATTTATGATGGACAATTCGAAGGAAAAATATGTGTATACGGCGGATGGAAGCTTCGTCAATGAAAACGGAACGTCCAAGGTCAGCTTCGTAACCGAGAAGAATGGACGCACCTACTTGTGGATGAGCGAATATGTGACGATGCCGGGACTGGGGCAGCTTGCCATATCCCATTATGCGGCCGAGAAGCTGGAAGACAATGAACTGCCGAAGGAGACGGCCAAGGCATGGGCGAAGCGGGAAGGCATGACGTTCTATCCCGTGAACGAGAAGTATACTTCCCTCATGTATCTCATTATGCAGCCGACGGTACAGATTACCCGTACTGACGAGCTGCCGGGCTATCTGGGGGACAAAAAAATTACAGGTCCGAACACGGCGGCGAGCCAGCTTCAAATCCCGGGAATGGCAGGCCGGGATATGGCGGAAGCCCGCTTCTTTACGCAGGATGGCGTCGAATATATGGAAGGGGCTGGAAGATTACATGTGAGCGAGGCGAAAGTAAAGCCGCTCTACGCGGGCAAAGAATCCAAGCTCACGCTGCATGCCAACGGGCACGCCAAATGGTTCACGGTTCCGAAAGCGGCCGCAGGCAAGACGATGACCGTCGCGCTGCCGAAGAAGGGCGCGTTTGCGGTCTATGACGAGCAAGGCCTATGCGTGAATTTCACGGTCGTCAGCGGCAATAACGAAGTGACGCTGCCGGAGAACGGCACAATCGTGTTTGCTGGCGCTCCGGGCTCGGAATTCGGCATCGCCTTGAAATAACCGCACCTAAAAAACCAGTAAGACACAAGAAGATGTGTTTTACTGGTTTTTTCGCGTTTCCATTATTCGTCGTACCCATCTTCCTCTGCATATTCATCCAGCTCTGCGGTGATTTTCTCCTTCACACGGTCAAGGCATTCGTTCACGGAACGGGCCGTAACGCGCTTGCCATTGACGAGCGCATAAGGCTGCCGGGCGCACAGGCCGCACAGCGACAGACATTCCATACGCAGGACGGCAATGTCGGGATTTTCCGCTTCGAACGCTTCCAGAGCGTCGGAATTGATGCCGTTATTGGCGCAGATTTCCACGATGACGAAGCCCATATTGTTCATGATGTTCCCCCCCTGGCTGACCGGATTCCGCCTTCGGCCCCCTTGATCTTATAGACGCACTTCCTGTCTCCGCTAGCCAGGCACGATGTCCGTTCCACTTCCGCGCCGAGCAAGTCTGCGAACAGACCCAGCTCGCAAGCGCAGGCGTGATTATATTGGTTCGCAATCCGGGCAATCGGACAATTGTATTCGGTCAAGACGAACTCGCTTTCGCTTATTTTATCCCATTCGGCCATATAGCCGCTCTCATTCTGAATATCGGACAGCAGCGCGACCTTGTCGGCCAACTTCTTCCCGCGCAGGCCGGACTCGTATTGATCGTACAGGGAGCGCTGCCGGAGATCGAACAGGCGGTTCACTGCGGCTTCGCCGGAATCTTGAGCGAGTTCGGCCAGGAGCTCAAGGGCTGCGGCATGATATCTCTTCGGAAAATAATCATCGGCGCCTGGAGTTAAACGATAGACGGACATCGGACGTCCCATCGGCTGGCGGACGGTGCCGGATTCGATCAAATGATCGCGCTCCAGCGTATTCAGGTGCCGCCGCACAGCCATCAAGGTGATGCCCAGCCGCTCGCTCATCGCTTTGGCGCTTAGCTCGCCATCCGTCTTGAGCATTTGCATGATTTTCTCGCGCGTCGGTAGCGGAGCGTTATCCATCATGAGCCATCACCGCCTTGTTAACGGGCTGCTGCCGCGGAGGCCGAGTCATGCTGCCGGCATTCCTCCGAACAATACCCTTCGTGCTCGGCTTGGCACGCCTCGCAGCACAGATGCTGGCGATGGCAGGTATCATCCGTACAGTTGATATAATTTTCGCTCGGCTGGCCGCAGTGATAGCAGGTGCCCACGACGACGTTCTCGTCCGTATGGTTGATCGGAACCGAGATCCGTTCGTCGAACACATAACAGCTGCCATCGAACAGCCGGCCTTGCGTAACCGGGTCTTTGCCATATGTTACGATGCCGCCGTCCAATTGATATATATCCTCGAAGCCTTCCTTGCGCATGACGGCGGTCAGCATCTCGCACCGGATTCCCCCCGTGCAGTACGTAAGGACGGTCTTGTCTTTATGCTGCTCCATATTGTCCCGAAGCCAGTCGGGGAATTCCCGGAAGCTGTCCACGTCCGGTCGAATCGCGTTCCGGAAATGGCCCAGATCATACTCATAGCCGCTCCGCCCGTCCAGCACGATGACATCGTCACGCTGCAAATATTGCTGGAACTCGGCCGGACTGAGCCGGCCGCCGCCGTCGGTGTTCGGGTCAAGCTTCTGATCGTAGCGCAGCGTAACCAGTTCTTTTTTGTGACGGACGAACAGCTTTTTGAAGGCATGCCCGTTGTTGTTGTCGACCTTGAACAAGAGATCCTCGAACAGGGGATGGCCGTGCATATCCGCCATATACCGTTCGGTCTGTTCCACCGTTCCGGACAGCGTGCCGTTGATGCCTTCGTCGGCAATCAAAATACGCCCCTTGATGCCGAGATCCTTGCAATATTGCAGATGTTCGGCCGCAAAGGCTTCCGCGTCAGGGATCGCAACATATTTATAAAAAAGAAGCACTCGATAGTCTTTCATCGTGCGTACTCAATCCTTTCGTTATCAGAGTCGTCAACAAGAAGAGCGGAAGAGAGAGGAGGGGCCTCTACCTTCCGCCGCAGTTCCACTGCATAATACAGCTTACCAATGCTTGTCAATCACAATAGACTTATTCTAACGAACGATACATACATAGTCAACATAGAAGTTTATAATGTATCTATAAGTGAACCCGGATGTCACAGAGACGTCCGGGCGCTCTCGAATTGACAAATCCAATGAGTGTGTATCATAATTATTATACATTAATGTTGCAAAAGTATCAAAACCATGATATGGATGTCGAACCACGTCACGGTCGGCAGAAGAGAGGGAGTGTTCGGGAATGAAATTACTCGGTATATCAGGAACGATCGTTGGTTCTAAGACGGGGATCGCGGTGCAGAGCGTGCTGAATGCGGCGAAGCAATTCGATCCCGAGATCGAGACCGAATATCTCGATATGAAGGATTATCAGGTCCAGTTCTGCGACGGGAGAGATCCGTCAGCGTATACGGGGGATACGAGGACCGTCATCGATATCGTGTCTTCCGCGGATTGTTATATTATCGGGACGCCGATTTTCCAATCCTCGATCACGGGCGTGCTGAAAAATCTGTTCGACTTGGTTCCGACCACGGCTTTGTACAATAAAGTGATGGGATTTGTCGCCACGGGCGGCACGTACCAGCATTACCTCGTCGTCGAGAATCAGCTGAAGCCAATCGCCGGTTATTTGCGGGCGTTCGTCGCGCCAAGCTACGTCTATTTGCATGACGATCATTTCAACGCGGAGCGGCAGATAGCCGATCCGGATATTCGCGGCCGCCTGGACAGACTGGCCCGTGAAGTCGTATTCATGAACCAGAAGCTGAAAGGCTGAGCTTCGCTGCAGGGGAGCCATTGAGCGGTTGGTGACCCACTCCGGCATGGAAATCGTGTCTGCGGATTACCCAGACCTTCCTGTTGGAGCAGGAGCAGGATAAGAAGGCAGAGCGGCTCTCAAGGAACAATACGGCACGACGTGCGTACGGTTATTTGCGCGAGAAGTGCCTGGAGCATGCAATGAAGCTCGCCGCAAATATGAATCCTTCCGGACTGCTGCGTAGGTGATTGCCGCAAATGTTACCGTGCCGGTAGCGGCAGAAATATGGGTACTGTTATCGGAGTAGACGTCAAGACGATTAGGTCTTGGCTTTTTTTTCCTCCTTAGTAGTGCATGTCATATTTCTACCCTTTAATACCTTCTGCAAATACAAAAATGAAGATTTAAATCCGCCCGAGAAACATTATAATACGGCTACGTTTCAATTGAAGAAGATAAGGGGGATAAAAAGGAAAATTCTTACAACCACTCCATGTAATCCTTCGGGATGAATTTATACCATAAGTCCCCCCCCCAACCCTTCACAAATTGAAACTGACGAATTATTAACAATAACAAACCGTCCGTTGTTGTTTCTACTACAAAATCCCGAACTAACAAAAATAATATAGGCCAAGAGCTTTGCTACCTTTTGGATCTGACTAGAAAGGTAAAAATTAGTATAGTTAGGAAGATCAAACATATAAGCATTCAGACTCGGGATTGAGCATGTCTTCACCGCTAATGTAGATTGATAACTGAAGCTTGGCAAGGAGGTGGCATTGCGAAAAGAAAGAAATCAGGAGAAGGGGACCAAGGTGTCCTTCCGATTTCTCTGGACAAGTTACATAGTAAAGCAAGAAGGAGTGAGGCTTATGATGCCCCCGATTCGCACGTTGGTAGTTGATGATGAACGACATAGCCGTGACGAGTTAATCTATTTATTGAAGCAGCATTCAACTATAGAAATTGTAGGCGTGGCAGACAGTGGGGAACAAGCCGTCTTGCGGGCAATTCAATTGCAGCCGGATGTAATCTTTCTGGACGTTGCGATGCCAATTATGAGCGGGATTGAGGCAGCGAAGGCGATTGCCAACATGAAGGATGTTCCGCGGCTTGTCTTCGTGACCGCAAACAGACAGTTCGGAGCAGAAGCTTTTCGTCTGGAAGCGTTTGATTATTTATTGAAGCCGCTCGATAAAAAACATCTGGCGGACACCGTCAGGCGGCTGGAGAAATGGACTTGCCCGCCACACGCGCCGCCACCGCCAAAAATAGGAAGCAAGCTTGCGGTTGAGGTGGAACAGGAGATCATTTATATCAATCCGAAGGATATCATTTTTATCACGCATAAGAATGGCGTAACCCGAGTTGTCACGATAACGCGAGAATATCACATGAAGACTTCTTTAAAGGAACTGGAGAGTCGAATGCGCCATCATTCCTTCATGCGTATTCATAAGAGCCATATTGTGAATTTGCATTTTGCAAAGCGGCTTATTCCCTGGTTCAATGGCGCTTATCAACTTGAGCTGTCCGGGGCGGACGAATTTGTATCCGTAAGCCGCAATTACGTCAAGGCTTTCCGCCGGGCACTTGAATTGTAAGACCGGATCAGGCAGCCACAGAGGATGAAAGAGTGCACGTTAAGTGCCGGATCATACATCTTGACGGTCCATTTCGACATGATAAGTGCCAAATAAACACATAACAAACGCTTTCCTTTATAATGCTTTGCAGGGCATGGCCGGGGCTGGGTCAACCTACCCAGATTGCCACTACATAGGAGGGGAGTGCAATAGCTAGGGGAAACCGCTAATGATAGCTAAGAACTATCATTATATTACAAAAAAAATCAAAATACTATGAGAGGAGAGGGATAGACCAAAAATGAAGTATCGAATGAAATTGTGGAGGCAAACATTAGCATTATTTCTTTCCTTGCTCCTTCTTCTGCAGGCAGTGCCGTTTTATGCCCTGAACGCTTCTGCCTCTGCGGATGAAGACGGAGATTTTAAAGCGTGGGGAGAAAATGTCCCGAAGGCGAACCGCATGGATGTGAACTGGGAGCCGCCCGACGATGGCAATGATTACGGTTATCTGTATTATCAGAGGAAATTCGACCCTTCTTTGCCGGAGGATATGCAAGAGCAATTTGAAACAAGATCCACCAAATATAATAAACCCGTTAATGTTCTCGTCATATATCCCGGCAGCAGCGGCTTCTACAACGCTGGCAACCAATCGTATATAAAATACTGGCTGCAAGGCACTTCCGGTGTCGGAGATATTGACAGCCTTTTACGGATCACGGATGTCAGCCAAGCTAACTTTGACGCCAATCCCGACGCCTATTTAAAAAACAGTGAAGGGAAATATGTTATCGATGTTGTCATCATAGGCGTGGCTGACCTTAACGGCAGCGTCAATACCAGCGAAGCCGCTGTGAATGCCATTGAAGATTTTATAAAGACTGGCAGGGGCGTATTATTCGGACATGATACGCTAATTGACAGATCGAACTCTAATGTAGGGACAGGCTTAGAGAACATTACAAGTTCTACCGCTAACAGAGGGGAAGGCTGGCAATACACGAAGCTGAGACATTATGCAGGCATTATTGCGAATAGTGCTGTGGCACGGCTTGCTCATCAAACAAATCGTGCGTTGGTGGTGAGGGACGGTTTTTTGCTTAAATATCCGAACGTCATAAAACCTGGAGACATTTTATCGGTAAATAACACGCACGTAAATGGATCCAGCGCCAAAGGAACCATCTGGTTGCAGTTTGCCAATGCGAACGGCACTTTGTATCAAGGCGATGATACGGTTGGCTATGATGATGGCACAGGTTATGCCCTATATCACAGCAACTATTACTTAACGACGTATCATAATACCGCTTTTATCCAGACCGGACACACAACCAATGCGAACATTCCGGTTGCCGAAAGAAATATTATCGCAAACACGGTGTTTTTCCTGGCTCAATTAACACATGACACCAAATTAAATGACAACGCCGCTACCGATGAGGCGCCGCCGGATGCGCCCGTGGCCAGCTACCATTCAGCTAACGGAACGGCCCAATACAAGACACTTATCACGGCGAAGGATAACGGGACAACCTATCAGGGTTATGTGGAAGCGATTGATCAGAACCCGAACATTACCGAACGCAAAAAGTCAAATATTTTCGAAGAAATGGTAACAAGCGGGACGAAAGGCTATTTAATTCACAAATCCGAAAATGCAGATGACGATCCGTTAACTTACGCTGAAATGGATGAGAATGACAATCCGGTTGTTCCAGCCCAGTATTTGCACAATGACGATATAGACGGTCTATTATTTACGCTTAATAATTCGGATACGGGTTATATTCATGTCCGTGCGGTGGACTGGGCGGGGAATGTAGGTCCTGTCAGCCATAACAATATTGGCGATTTAATGCCTTCCTTTACGGTCAATATCATAGGCAAAGTACAGGGGAAAACAGAACCGCAGGAACCGTTATACACTATTCCGCTGCAAATGAGAGCGAACGATGAACCGTTTCGGTTTCCCGCTCTGACTGTGCCAGGTTATAAATTAACCGGGCCGGAGAGCGGCTTTATCGAGATTAATCCCGCGACCGCGGAACAGGAGCAGCCGTTTGTTTTTTGGTACACGGATAACATGACGACCGTAACGATAAAAGCGATGTATGAAGGCACAGCTACGCCTATAGAAAGCTTTTCCGAGTATAGAGTAGCCGCAGAAATAGGAAAACCATTCTCGCATGATCCGCCCGTAATTAGGGGATTCGATTATGAAGGAGCGGCAAATAACAGTACAACGCCTGACGGCAACAGTATTGCCAGCGTAGCCGCGAATGGGGAACACGAGATTATATTCTACTATACCAAGCAGACTACCGAAAAAGGACTGATTATCAATATCGTCGATATCGATAACATCCCTTTAGGCACCGTTTACCGTTCTCTGGTAAAAGGCGTTCCCCAAGACATGACCTATCCGAACGATCCGAAATCCGTGGAAGGGCTGGAGGTTTTAAAGCATTATACCTATAAGTCGGTTGAGCCCGACACGGTAACCTATGATGGTGTTAACGATATCAACGTGACTTATGTTTATGAAAGAATAAAGCGCACGGTGAAAGCTGCGGCTTATGACGAGGCTACAGGAGCGAAGATTACAGATATACGCAGCGAGGATCTGACTGTAGGCGATACGCACCAGATTCATGCTCCGCCAAGCTTGACTCATAACGGCGTGGATTACTCCATTATAGGCGAGACGACACAGGATATTTATGTGTCCAACGGTGCAGCGGCTGTTGAAATCAAGTTCTATTATAAGGCTGCAACGGAAGGTACGGTCCATGTGGTGGCTTGGTATGATACGAATGGCAGCGGAATCTATGAGCCGGGTATAGATCAGGTGATTCAAAGCTATGATTTATCCGGAACGGTTGGTTCGTCTGTTTCTATACCGGCGCCGACCATACATGGCTGGCAGCTTGCGGGCGGAGAGGCAGAATCGGTTACCGCCACAGTTAGTGCAGACGCCCAAACCATTTACTTTCAATACAATAAAGATGTGTGGACTGTAGAGGTCCAATTAATGGATTACTTATCAGGCGCGGAAATCACAACGCTGGGCTCGATAAGCTATGAAGTGCCTAAGGGCGACTCGTTGACGGTATATGCGCCTAATGTGCCAGACTATATACTTACAACCGGTGCGGTGAATACCAATCCAATTACCTATCCGATTGTAGACGAGAATAAAACGGCAACCTTTTATTATACGCCTTTAGAGGATGCGATAGAC
Proteins encoded in this region:
- a CDS encoding serine hydrolase domain-containing protein, whose translation is MKKRLSWVLAVALALSMIAPSAAMASPSGSSAAEAAAQGLEKIAAEKAALLTESYGTISVQYALIDNGKIMVSGQTGMNDMEGKKPLTKDTMYGIGSTSKVFTAAAVMKLADDGKIDLDAPLVRYITDFTMKDERYKQITPRMLLNHSSGLQGSSLGSSFLFEDNDTYAHDTLLKQLSAQSLKADPGAFSVYCNDGFTLAEILVERVSGMDFTAFIHKYFTEPLQMTHTKTSQDELEASKMAGLYSPVYQGQLPNETINVIGTGGIYSTAEDLVRFSQLFTGQADGILSDKALQAMAQEEYKNGLWPGDADNVFNYGLGWDSVKLFPFNEYGMKGLAKGGDTILYHASLVVLPEQKMAAAVLSSGGSSSTNELLANELLLQALKEKGVIKTIKPEKSFGKTVKAEMPAEVAKHAGYYGTLGQHIQIEIKKDGELSLPLTFMMDNSKEKYVYTADGSFVNENGTSKVSFVTEKNGRTYLWMSEYVTMPGLGQLAISHYAAEKLEDNELPKETAKAWAKREGMTFYPVNEKYTSLMYLIMQPTVQITRTDELPGYLGDKKITGPNTAASQLQIPGMAGRDMAEARFFTQDGVEYMEGAGRLHVSEAKVKPLYAGKESKLTLHANGHAKWFTVPKAAAGKTMTVALPKKGAFAVYDEQGLCVNFTVVSGNNEVTLPENGTIVFAGAPGSEFGIALK
- a CDS encoding DUF1450 domain-containing protein, which translates into the protein MNNMGFVIVEICANNGINSDALEAFEAENPDIAVLRMECLSLCGLCARQPYALVNGKRVTARSVNECLDRVKEKITAELDEYAEEDGYDE
- a CDS encoding helix-turn-helix transcriptional regulator, whose amino-acid sequence is MMDNAPLPTREKIMQMLKTDGELSAKAMSERLGITLMAVRRHLNTLERDHLIESGTVRQPMGRPMSVYRLTPGADDYFPKRYHAAALELLAELAQDSGEAAVNRLFDLRQRSLYDQYESGLRGKKLADKVALLSDIQNESGYMAEWDKISESEFVLTEYNCPIARIANQYNHACACELGLFADLLGAEVERTSCLASGDRKCVYKIKGAEGGIRSARGGTS
- a CDS encoding rhodanese-related sulfurtransferase, which gives rise to MKDYRVLLFYKYVAIPDAEAFAAEHLQYCKDLGIKGRILIADEGINGTLSGTVEQTERYMADMHGHPLFEDLLFKVDNNNGHAFKKLFVRHKKELVTLRYDQKLDPNTDGGGRLSPAEFQQYLQRDDVIVLDGRSGYEYDLGHFRNAIRPDVDSFREFPDWLRDNMEQHKDKTVLTYCTGGIRCEMLTAVMRKEGFEDIYQLDGGIVTYGKDPVTQGRLFDGSCYVFDERISVPINHTDENVVVGTCYHCGQPSENYINCTDDTCHRQHLCCEACQAEHEGYCSEECRQHDSASAAAAR
- a CDS encoding NADPH-dependent FMN reductase — protein: MKLLGISGTIVGSKTGIAVQSVLNAAKQFDPEIETEYLDMKDYQVQFCDGRDPSAYTGDTRTVIDIVSSADCYIIGTPIFQSSITGVLKNLFDLVPTTALYNKVMGFVATGGTYQHYLVVENQLKPIAGYLRAFVAPSYVYLHDDHFNAERQIADPDIRGRLDRLAREVVFMNQKLKG
- a CDS encoding LytR/AlgR family response regulator transcription factor, producing the protein MMPPIRTLVVDDERHSRDELIYLLKQHSTIEIVGVADSGEQAVLRAIQLQPDVIFLDVAMPIMSGIEAAKAIANMKDVPRLVFVTANRQFGAEAFRLEAFDYLLKPLDKKHLADTVRRLEKWTCPPHAPPPPKIGSKLAVEVEQEIIYINPKDIIFITHKNGVTRVVTITREYHMKTSLKELESRMRHHSFMRIHKSHIVNLHFAKRLIPWFNGAYQLELSGADEFVSVSRNYVKAFRRALEL